The window AAGCTGTGCTGACTAAGCAAGAGCATTTCGTCTATACGATGCTTTTCGTCGAAGACATGCCGGTTAAAGACATTGCAGCTGCGCTTGGGGTCACCCCTCGAACCATCAACACCTATAAGAACACTGCCATTGACAAAGTCGCAGAGATGCGGAAGGAGTTCATGCAATGACATCGCCCACCCGCAGGCTATCGCTCGAGGAGGTTCTGGACGAGTTCTTCTTCTCCGCCGACAAGCCATCGCCCGCCATGGTTCTTCGCGCCTGCGAAGCCCATCCTCAATATCGCGAGGACATCCTTGAGTTTGCAGCCCTTTGGTCAGCCCACGACGCCTCACCCGAGACTCCAGCTGCAGAGATTGCCAACATCTCTGAGGAGTCTGTCTCGCGCCTGCAGAGCTTTGTACTCAACCGTCTCCATGAACTGGACAACGGGGCTGGGGCGAACTCACAAGCTGAAGCTGCACGCAAAGCCATCGAGTCGCTCGCTGGGAAACGCCTCAAGCAAGCCGCCGCTGCCGCAGGCCTGGGCGCTTCTGCGCTGCTGTTAACGAAGGTCCTCACCAAAAGCATCGTCGACGTACCTATCAAGGTGCTGCGCGACTTGGCGGTGCATCTCGATGTCGCGCCTGGCGGTCTTCAAAGATGCTTGGGACCAGAGCTGGCAGGGACGAAGAGCTATCGGTCGAAAGCGGCGCCAAACGCTTCGTCTCAAGAAACATGGAAAGCCGCGGTCCAGTCCCTGTCGGTCAGCGACGAAGAGAAGCGACGATTGCTCGCGCTACAGCAAGTCAGGGAGTGCGACTCTTGACCCCCTTCCATAGAGCTAGAGAGGCTGCGACGCTGCTAAGGCATCAGCTGTTCGGCAACGAGGCGTCGTCCGGAATCTCATCGAAGCAAGTCATCGAAGCCACCGAAGACGCTGAGGACTTCGATATCTCGGATGCGGCACCTGACGACGAGGCTCTAGGAACCGCAGATGCTGTGTTGGTTCGCAAATTCCGGCAAATTGTCGTGCGCAACGACGTGCAGACCCGGGAACGGGCGTTCCTCGTCGCGCACGAATTCGGACATTGGAAGCTTCATGCCGAAGGCCACGAGGGTTGCCACAAGGTCGTGGATTCGACCTTGAATCCAGAGGACGGCGACACGTTCGGTGCTCAGAAAGTTGAGGCCTACGGCGCTCGAGAACGCGCCGAACTGCAGGCGAACATCTTCGCAAGAGAGCTACTGCTTCCGCGCACCGTGGCACGCGGCCTGTTCCTGACCGGGAAGAACGCAACGCAGCTGGCGCAGGAGCTGGACCTCCCCTTGGAGCTTGTTCGACAACAACTGCTCGACGGATTGCTTCTTCCTGAACCCGCCGCCGCCGTTGAAGAGCAGTCCGAGCCCATCACGCCGACCCAAGAACAGGTCACCGCTGCCACGTCATCTGCCACTACGTCATTGGTCGTAGCCGGGCCCGGGACTGGAAAGACGGCCACACTTCTGATGAGGGTGCAGCACCTGCTCGCCAAAGGAGCAAAGCCCGAGGAACTGCTGCTCCTCACGTTTTCAAATCGAGCCGCCCGAGAGCTCGTTGACCGATTGCAGCAGTTGGGCGTGCCGAACGCACATGACGTCTGGGTCGGCACGTTTCACGCTTTCGGGCTGGAGTTCCTGCGCAAGAACCACGAGCAGTTCGGTCTCCAAGCCCGCTTTGGCGTCGCCGACACAATGGTGTTGATTTCCACGCAGAAGTGACCCACTAACCCCCGGGATTTCCATCCAAACCTGACCCACGTACTAACCCTAACCTGCTGCTTTGCTGAGCAGCAGGAGACCAGGAGTGATAGACGTGGCAACACTGAGTGTCATCAGGCGCTGGGCCCTGCGAGAGCAGCTGTCCATCCGGGAGATCGCCCGCCGCACGGGCCTCTCGCGCAACACCATCCGCAAGTACCTGCGCGTAGGCGAGGCCGAGCCGCACTATGCCAAGCGGGTCAGTCCATCCAAGCTCGATCCCTTCGCCTTGAAGCTCGCCGGCTGGCTCAAGACGGAAGCTGGCCGATCCCGCAAGCAGCGGCGCACCATCAAGCAGATGTACGTGGATCTGCAGGCGCTCGGTTATGGCGGCTCCTACAACCGTGTGGCGGCCTTTGCGCGCCTCTGGCACGAGCAGCGCCTTGTGGCACAGCAGACCACTGGCCGTGGCACCTTCGTTCCCCTGACCTTCGGTCCGGGTGAGGCCTTCCAGTTCGACTGGAGCGAGGACTGGGCTGTTCTCGCTGGCGTGCGCACCAAGCTGCAGGTAGCCCACTTCAAGCTCAGCCACAGCCGAGCGTTCTACCTGCGCGCCTACCCCCTGCAGACGCACGAGATGCTGTTCGATGCCCACAACCATGCATTCGTAGTCCTGGGTGGCGTGCCCCGCCGTGGCATCTACGACAACATGCGCACCGCTGTAGACCGGGTGCGCCGTGGCAAGGAGCGCGACGTCAATGCGCGCTTTGCGGCCATGGTCAGCCACTTCCTGTTCGAGGCCGAGTTCTGCAATCCCGCGTCGGGCTGGGAGAAGGGCCAGGTGGAGAAGAACGTGCGCGATGCCCGCCATCGCCTGTGGCAGGTGGTGCCGCCATTCCAAAGCCTGCCCGATCTCAATGCCTGGCTTGA of the Acidovorax sp. 107 genome contains:
- the istA gene encoding IS21 family transposase — encoded protein: MIDVATLSVIRRWALREQLSIREIARRTGLSRNTIRKYLRVGEAEPHYAKRVSPSKLDPFALKLAGWLKTEAGRSRKQRRTIKQMYVDLQALGYGGSYNRVAAFARLWHEQRLVAQQTTGRGTFVPLTFGPGEAFQFDWSEDWAVLAGVRTKLQVAHFKLSHSRAFYLRAYPLQTHEMLFDAHNHAFVVLGGVPRRGIYDNMRTAVDRVRRGKERDVNARFAAMVSHFLFEAEFCNPASGWEKGQVEKNVRDARHRLWQVVPPFQSLPDLNAWLEERCVALWHEIEHGKLPGTVADVWAQEKATLMPMPRPFDGFVEHTKRISPTCLVHFERNRYSVPAPYANRPVSLRVYADRLVVAAEGQIVCEHQRLIERNHHGTGQTVYDWRHYLAVLQRKPGALRNGAPFLELPAAFKRLQATLLKQPGGDREMVEVLALVLHHDEQAVLAAVELALESGAASKTHILNVLHRLLDGKPAPAPVTSPQALKLAVEPQANVLRYDQLREVRYAS
- a CDS encoding ImmA/IrrE family metallo-endopeptidase, encoding MTPFHRAREAATLLRHQLFGNEASSGISSKQVIEATEDAEDFDISDAAPDDEALGTADAVLVRKFRQIVVRNDVQTRERAFLVAHEFGHWKLHAEGHEGCHKVVDSTLNPEDGDTFGAQKVEAYGARERAELQANIFARELLLPRTVARGLFLTGKNATQLAQELDLPLELVRQQLLDGLLLPEPAAAVEEQSEPITPTQEQVTAATSSATTSLVVAGPGTGKTATLLMRVQHLLAKGAKPEELLLLTFSNRAARELVDRLQQLGVPNAHDVWVGTFHAFGLEFLRKNHEQFGLQARFGVADTMVLISTQK